The following DNA comes from Deltaproteobacteria bacterium.
GCGACCACGCGAGTGCGATGAGAACGGCGATCGTGGTCGTCTTGGTGCCGCCGGCGGTGGATCCGGGCGAACCGCCGATGAACATCAGCACGATCGTCAGCATCGCGGTGTCGTTGCCGACCTGGGCGTACGAGATCGAGTTGAATCCGGCGGTGCGCGGCGTGACGGCCATGAACAGGCCGTTGGCGAGCTTGTCCACCACCGACATGTCGGCCAGCACGTTGTTCCATTCGAACACCGTGAACGCGATCCAGCCGACGCCGAGCAACACCGCGGTCGTCACGACCACCGTGGCGGTGTGGCTCGACAGGCGTGGGCCGCGGACGCGGGTTCGCAGGCTCGGCGCGAGCGCGCGGCGCCCGCGCCACCAGTGGCGCAGTTCCCATACGGACAAGAACCCGATGCCGCCGGCGACGACCAGCGCCGACACGACCAGCAGAGTCAGCGGACTGTCGGCGAAGCCGACGAGCGAGTCGGAAAAGGTCGAGAAGCCGGCGTTACAAAACGCGCTGACCGCGTGGAAGACGGCGTGCCACGCGGCGTCGGCCACGTCGAAGCGAGGCAGCCACAGCAGGAACAGTGCGAGCGCGCCGGCCGCTTCCGCGGCCAACGTGAACTTGCCGACTGCGACCGCCAGCTTGCCCAAGTCAGTATCGGCCGACGACACCAGCGGCATCGCGATCGTCTCGGTGCGCAACGACAGCCGCCGGCCCAGCGCGCCGATCAGCATGGTCGTGAGCGTGATGACGCCCAGCCCGCCAAGTTGGATGAACACGAGCAGCCACAGTTGACCGCTGCGGGTAAAGTGCGTCGCCGTGTCGACCACGATCAAGCCCGTGACGCATACGGC
Coding sequences within:
- a CDS encoding potassium transporter Trk — protein: MRLLSLRLFSLLSPPAWWLWWRRLSPPALIVTSFAALIAVGTAGLMWIPGLQAGPPLSFLDALFTMTSAVCVTGLIVVDTATHFTRSGQLWLLVFIQLGGLGVITLTTMLIGALGRRLSLRTETIAMPLVSSADTDLGKLAVAVGKFTLAAEAAGALALFLLWLPRFDVADAAWHAVFHAVSAFCNAGFSTFSDSLVGFADSPLTLLVVSALVVAGGIGFLSVWELRHWWRGRRALAPSLRTRVRGPRLSSHTATVVVTTAVLLGVGWIAFTVFEWNNVLADMSVVDKLANGLFMAVTPRTAGFNSISYAQVGNDTAMLTIVLMFIGGSPGSTAGGTKTTTIAVLIALAWSRMRGRRYVELRGRGIPQGTIDRTVSLLLMAMTVITAALLLLNFIRAAHIPPAKARGEFLAIVFEATSAFGTVGLSMDLTASLWSTARVILICLMFIGRVGLLSFFSALTLRSRLPSRVRPAHEDLLIG